The following are encoded in a window of Corythoichthys intestinalis isolate RoL2023-P3 chromosome 8, ASM3026506v1, whole genome shotgun sequence genomic DNA:
- the LOC130920259 gene encoding cytochrome P450 2U1, translating into MLRRWSNSLLSGVNVATLLVCFVIYYILYYYLKRRRRLVNIPPGPKPWPIVGNFGGFLIPSFVRKRFGKPAKPNWTPVEALREQAARYGDVFSLFVGAQLIVVLNGYDVIRDALLNHAEVFSDRPDIPAVTIMTKRKGIVFAPYGSVWRKHRKFCHASLRTFGLGKLSLEPCILQGLETIKSELMRPREDDCKGGVDLTLMVSNAVSNVICSLALGERFPQDDRQFATLLGLMVRGLELCVNSPAVLINVFPPLYHLPFGVFGEIRQVERDISAFLKRLIAKHRDTLDPDNPRDLVDMYLAEMAAQRSAGVEDNSFDEDYLFYIIGDLFIAGTDTTTNSLLWIMLYLVVHPNIQEKIQAEVDEVVGRGRVPSLTDRGSLPFTEATIMEVQRLTTVVPLAIPHMVSKTTDFRGFTIPRGTVLLPNLWSVHRDPAVWDQPDSFRPERFLDEEGKLARKECFMPFGIGRRVCMGEQLAKMELFLMVTGLLQAFTFRLPAGTPSPPMHGRFGLTLAPCSFTVCATPRG; encoded by the exons ATGCTCCGGCGTTGGAGCAACTCACTGCTGTCTGGAGTAAACGTTGCAACTCTACTCGTATGCTTTGTTATATATTACATTCTTTATTACTACTTGAAACGACGACGTCGCTTGGTTAACATTCCTCCGGGTCCGAAGCCGTGGCCGATAGTGGGAAATTTCGGAGGGTTTCTCATCCCTTCGTTCGTCCGCAAGAGGTTCGGAAAGCCGGCGAAGCCGAACTGGACACCCGTGGAGGCGTTGAGGGAGCAAGCCGCGCGTTACGGCGACGTGTTCAGCCTGTTTGTGGGCGCACAGCTCATAGTGGTGCTGAACGGCTATGACGTCATTCGTGATGCCCTGCTGAACCATGCAGAAGTTTTCTCTGATAGGCCGGACATCCCTGCGGTCACCATCATGACCAAACGCAAAG GAATTGTCTTTGCACCATATGGGTCAGTATGGAGAAAGCACCGGAAGTTCTGCCACGCTTCTCTTCGCACATTCGGTTTGGGCAAACTTAGCTTGGAGCCTTGCATCCTCCAAGGCCTGGAGACCATTAAAAGCGAGCTGATGAGACCACGTGAAGATGATTGCAAAGGTGGCGTAGATTTGACGCTAATGGTGAGCAACGCCGTCTCCAATGTTATCTGCTCTCTGGCCCTTGGGGAGCGCTTCCCCCAAGACGACCGGCAGTTCGCCACCCTGCTGGGCCTGATGGTGCGAGGCCTGGAGCTGTGCGTCAACAGCCCCGCTGTCCTCATCAACGTCTTCCCGCCGCTGTACCACTTGCCCTTCGGGGTCTTTGGCGAGATCCGGCAGGTggaacgtgacatcagcgccttCCTGAAGAGGCTCATCGCCAAGCATCGCGACACGCTGGACCCGGACAACCCCCGAGATTTGGTGGACATGTATCTGGCAGAGATGGCGGCTCAGAGGAGTGCGGGTGTGGAGGACAACAGTTTCGATGAGGACTACCTCTTTTACATCATTGGAGATCTCTTCATTGCGGGTACCGACACTACTACCAACTCTCTTCTGTGGATCATGCTCTACTTGGTTGTGCATCCGAACAtccaag AGAAGATCCAAGCCGAAGTGGATGAGGTGGTCGGACGAGGCCGTGTGCCGTCTCTGACTGACCGTGGCAGCTTGCCCTTCACCGAGGCCACCATCATGGAGGTCCAGAGGCTGACTACCGTGGTTCCTCTAGCCATTCCGCACATGGTGTCCAAGACCACTG ACTTTCGAGGCTTCACGATTCCCCGAGGAACAGTCCTCCTGCCCAACCTGTGGTCAGTCCACCGAGACCCCGCCGTGTGGGACCAGCCCGACAGCTTCAGGCCGGAACGCTTTCTGGACGAGGAGGGCAAGCTTGCAAGGAAAGAGTGCTTCATGCCCTTCGGGATCG GTCGCAGGGTGTGCATGGGTGAGCAGTTGGCCAAGATGGAGCTCTTCCTCATGGTCACTGGCCTGCTGCAGGCTTTCACCTTCCGGCTACCGGCAGGAACGCCGTCACCTCCCATGCATGGACGTTTTGGCCTGACGCTGGCACCGTGCTCCTTCACAGTGTGCGCCACACCTCGTGGGTGA